TAGCGGGAACCGGACTCGAACCGATGACCTTCGGGTTATGAGCCCGACGAGCTACCTACTGCTCCATCCCGCGGTGTATCTTTAGAGTGCTTACCGAAAGCACTTAACTTAGTAGCGGGAACCGGACTCGAACCGATGACCTTCGGGTTATGAGCCCGACGAGCTACCTACTGCTCCATCCCGCGATATTGGATTGCAAAGGTACGAATATTTCTCAAAAATCCTAATTTTTCTTTTAAATAAAGGACTTTTATAAAAACTATTTTATTATTTGTATCTTTGTTTTATGGCAAAGATATTAAAAATTTACCCGGACAACCCACAGGAAAATCTTGTGAATGAGGTTATTAAAACTTTAAATAACGGCGGACTGATTATCTATCCTTCGGATACAATTTATGCCTTAGGCTGTAACATTTTTGATATAAAAGCTATGGAAAAACTGGCTCAATTGAAAAAAATGAAACTGGAAAAGGCAAAATTCTCAATAATCTGTAATGATTTAAGCCATCTTTCTGACTTCTCAAGACCTATTGATACTTCAGTCTTCAGGTTTTTGAAAAGCCATCTTCCAGGGCCCTTCACTTTTATTCTTGAAGCCAACAAAAGTTTACCATTAGCCTATAAAGGACATAAAACAATTGGTATCCGTGTTCCGGATCACCCGATTCCTCAGCTTATTGTAGAGAAATTAGGACATCCTATTGCTTCAACCTCCATCAGAGATGATGATGAAATCATTGAATATTCTACAGACCCGGAACTGATCGCTGAGAAATATGACCATCTTGTAGATATTGTTATTGATTCAGGATACGGTGATAATATAGCTTCTACTATTGTGGATCTAACCTCGGGAGAACCTGAAATAATCCGTCAGGGAAAAGGAATTATTTAAGTGGAAAGGTAGATATGGAGAGTGAAGAATGGAAAATTTTCTGTGTATAGATGGGAAATATGGCGAGTAATGGGAAATATTCTGTAGGGATTTTACTGACTTTTGTACTTTTAGCTGCAGCAATGCTTTATATTTTCCCTGTGATCAATATGATTACAGGAATAAAGGGTATTACAGCAGTCAGTTTTTTTCTCACCAGAATTGCAATATGGATTATTCTACTTATTACATTTTTATACACCTATTGTATTGAGAAAGGCTCTTTTTTGCTTAAAGAAGAAAAGAAATATCCTATAGCATTCTATATAAAAGCTATCATTGGCTTATATTTTATCTGTCTTATAGGCGGAGGATGTATTAATGTGGTACTTCATCTTTTGATTCAGGAAAATATGAGTGATAAGCTTTCTCAGCTCTCATCAATTTTTAAGAATAATTATTTTTTAATTATTTTTACATGCTTTACAGCGGGTGCTGTAGAAGAGTTTCTGATGCGCGGCTATATACAGCCCAGGATTGAAAAGATATACAACAGTCCGCTTTTAGGAGTCCTTGTCTCAGCCATTTTGTTTGGAATTCTTCACAGTACTTACGGAACCATAGGCCAGGTGATTGTCCCTTTCTTTATTGGAATCGTTTTTGCGCTGTTTTATAAAGCGTATTCAAACATTAAAATTCTGATCATCTGCCATTTTATGATTGACTTTGTGTCTCTCATGATGATGAATTTTATTGATATTAAACATTTATCTGTATTTTAAAATTATGAAAATTATAACGTCTCCTGCGAAATTAATGAACGTAGAAAACACCACTGATCTGTTGAAACCTACGACTCCAAAATTCATTGAAGAAGCAGCATTTATACAAACTTATTTAAAAGAAAAATCGCCTAAATATCTTTCCGAATTAATGGAAATATCAGCAAAACTGGCTGATGAAAACTGGGAAAGAAACCAAAGATGGAAATCAAAACCTACGGCTAAAGAATCTACACCGGCAATGTTTGCTTTTACAGGAGAGGTCTACAGAGGACTTGATGCTAAAACTCTGAATAAAGAGGCTGTAGATTATCTGCAAAAAAATTACAGGATGCTATCGGGATTATACGGTCTGCTGAAGCCTTCTGATAAAGTGATGCTTTACAGACTGGAAATGGGGCGCCCATTTAAATTTGATACGTATAAAAATTTATATGAATTCTGGAGAGAAAAAATAACCGAACAGCTTAATTCTGAAATGAAAAAAGGAGAAGTCCTGCTTCATCTTGCGAGTAATGAGTACGGAAAAGTAATCGACAGAAAAAAGCTTAATCATACCGTTATTGATTTTGATTTTTATGAATTAAAAGAAGGAAAACTGAAAACGATTGTAGTGTATACCAAGCACGCAAGAGGTCTTGTAGTGAGATTCTGTGCAGAGACCAATGCCCAGACACTGGACGATGTAAAGGCATTCAACTATGAAGGCTATAGAATTGATGATGAAAAATCTACAGATACAAAACTGGTTTTCACAAGATAAATGACGGTTACAGCATATAAAAAACATTTCAAAACAGAACTTTCCGACCTTTATACTGAGTCGGAAAGCGCTTTTCTGTCCTCTCTGTTTATCCATAAGATCGTAGGCCTAGATCAGTTTCAACAAAGAAAATTTTCTGATCAGGAACTTTTAACCGATGATGAAAAACAACTGATTAACCTGATTGATGAGCTAAAGACCGGAAAGCCTTACCAGCAAATTCTGGGTGAGACTGAATTCTACGGCATGACATTTTTTGTAGATGAAAATGTCCTCATTCCCCGTCCGGAAACGGAAGAACTACTTGAATTTGCCATTCAGGAAATTAAAAAGTTAAAAAGACAGGATATAAAGATTCTGGATATAGGAACCGGAAGTGGTGTGATTCCTCTGGTTTTAAAGAAACATTTTCCCGCCGCTCAGGTTTCTTCGGTTGATTTTTCAGAAAAAGCATTGAAAACAGCCCGTAAAAATGCTGACTACCACTCAATGGAAGTCAACTTTATTCATGCTGATTATCTCAATTTTGAACTGACAGAAAGTTATGATATTATCATTTCAAATCCACCTTATATAGGAATAGAGGAAGAAATTGAGATTGCCGACTCGGTAAAAGAATTTGAACCTAAAATGGCTCTTTTCTCTCCTACTTCCGATACTTTGATCTTTTACAGAAAGATTTCAGAAGATGCTAAAAAGCATCTGAATGCTGATGGGCTTTTGTTTTTAGAAATCAATCAAAAACTGGGACCAGAAACCCTGGAACTTTATCAGTATTTTTCTGATGCCCAATTATTAAAGGATCTATCGGAGAATGACCGGTTTATTTTTGGAAGGAAATAAGTATATTTTAATATAAAACGACTCAATAAGACTATGATTATCAAATCGCACACCATCAATGATATCAAAATAGCCGAAGTTATTTCTGATGAAATGCTTATTCAGTCGCCGGAGGACGGATTGGATCTTATGGGAAATATCTATTACCAGGGCTATGATAAGGTAATTCTTTATGAAAAAAACCTCACTCCAGAATTTTTTGATTTAAAAACTAAAATAGCAGGAGAAATTCTTCAAAAATTCTCAAACTATCGTATCGGTCTGGTTATTATAGGTAATTTCAGTAAATACGAAAGTAAAAGTATAAAGGAGTTTATTTTTGAAAGTAATAAAATGAAACATGTTAATTTTGTAGAAACCTTAGAAAAAGCTTTGGTAAATTTTTCAAATTAAATGTGTTTTTATAATTGCCACGAAAGCCTTTAAACCAGCAAAAGCTATTCGTGGCAATTAATTCTCAATGAAGCTATTCTTATAGGAATGATCAGATTTCTTCAAAATGGCAAAGGTTATGGAAAATTGTTGAAAGTGGTTAGTCTATTCAATACGCTTAAAGTATTCAACAGCATCTTTTATTGCCTTATCTATTGATTGGTACTTTAATTTAAGCTCTTCTACTGATTTCCGGTTGGTATAATAATTATGGACCTGAAGTGCTTTCATATTTGAAATACTCAGATTTGTTTTTATATTCAACTTTCTTAAAACCTCTCCTACTAATCCCAGAACATTAAGTATTGTGTTGGGAATAGGAATCATAAGCGGATTTTGATGGGTAATGATATTCACCTTCCTGAAAAAATCCCGATAACTTAGATTTTCATTAGCTAAAAGGTATTTCTCGCCACTTTTCCCTATTTCAACCGCTTTTATTACTCCATTGGCAGCATCTCCAGCATGCACAAAATTTTTACCTCCTTTCGGGTAGAACACCAATTTCTTCTTCCACGTCCAGAATATAATTTTCCCGGAACTCGGTTTGCTGTCGTAAGCTCCAATCATAAAGGTAGGATTCAGGATGATTATTTCCATGTTATTACAGGTCTGTAAAAGGTAGTTTTCTGCTTCCAGTTTACTTTGGGCATACAAGGATCGGGTAAAGGGATATTTTTGGTATTCCTGTTCATTTCCGGGATGCCTTCTGCATCCATATCCTAACGTATTTGCCGAGCTTATAAAAATAAATTTCTGTACACCGGATTTCTCAGCCTGTATGGATAAATTCTGTACAGCATCCACATTTACCTTCTTATAGTCCTGGTAAAACAAAAGATGCTGCCGGGTTTCTGCGGCAATGTGAATCACACAATACACTTTTTCTAAATAGAATGACAGATCTGAGAAAAGATCTCCCTCTATCAGTTTCAGGTTTTCATTTTCTTCACCCAGCCAGCTGCTTTTCTTACGCACCAGAGCAATAACAGAATAATCATCTTTTAACAGTTTAATAACGACATTGGTTCCCAGAAGTCCTGTAGCTCCGGTTACAAAAATTTTTTTCATGCTTCAATTTCTCTTTTTATCGCCTGGGTCATCAATGGGAGCTTTATCCATATGGGTATTATTTTCATCACGAGCCAGCTTATTGGGTTAACCATAATTACGGAATCTTTTTTAAATAGCTGATGTATACAGTAAGAAGCTACTTTATCCGGATTCAAAAGAGTCAGCCTTCCCATTATTCCTTGTTTTTCAATTCTTTTACAAACATCTGCATTAGTTTTCATCGCTCCGGGATTCACTACACTTACAAAGACATTTGTATCTTTTAATTCTTCATGCAGCCCTCTGGAGAATGAATGAATAAAGGATTTGGATGCCGGATATACTGTTTTAAAACCAATTGGAGAAAAAGCTGCCATACTGGATACGTTTAAGATGTAAGCTTCAGGCTGTCTTAAAAGATTAGGAAGAAGCTGATGTGTAATGAGTGAAGTAGCCGTTACATTCACCTGAAGAATCATATTGATATAATCTGATGTTGCCTCTGTGAATTTTTTGGTTCCTCCCAGGCCGGCATTATTGATTAGAATATGAATGTCAAAAGACTGATTAAGCCACTCCGTAAGTTTCATTACATTTTCATGGATTGAAAGGTCCGTTTCGTAATAATGAACTTTGATAGGGTAATTTTTTTCAAGCTCCTGTGAAAGTTCTTTCAGGTTTTGGTTTGGAAGGCTTACCAAAATAAGATTGAAATTTTTCATGGCCAGGTTTTCAGCAAAAGCTTTTCCCAATCCCTGACTTGCTCCCGTGACCACAGCATATGATTTTTTAGAATCCATAATGTTAAATTTATGGTACAAATCTATGATCGGAAGAAAGGTTTAATGTTCCATATTATCTGAACGAACTGATTTTAAAGCCCCCTATAGAAATTCATTAATTCCCTGAAAAGCAAAACGTTGTCAATAGAAAAAAGTTAAACTTTATAATCCGGAACTTATTCTTTTAAACTCAGAAGGAGTTTGACCCGTCAATTTTTTGAAGGTTGTATTAAAGGATGTCTTGGAGTTGAATCCTGACTCATAGGCAATCCCCAGAATAGACAATCTGCTGTCATTTTCTTTCAGAAGCTTTTTGGCATATTCCACTCTGAATTCATTGACATACTGGAAGAAATTCTTACCAAAACCTGTATTGATTACATAGGAAAGATGATGACTGGAAACGGACACTGTTTCTGCAAGTTTAATAAGGTTCAGTTCACTGTCAAGATAGGGTTTTTGGATACTCATAAGTGCTTCCAGCAATGTTTTGATCCTGAATAATTCTTCATCTGAAATCAACTTTCTTTTGATTTCTTCCGAATCCGGATTTTCATTAATAGAGATCAGTTCTTCGCGCTGTTTCTCTTCTAAAGGATAGATTTCTTTTTGCTTAAGAGAATAATATCCTACAAAGTAAATGACTCCTAAAAAGACAGTGTTGATAAAGAAGTTCAAGGACTTGGGATCATAAAATAGATTGTAAATAATGTAGGTAATATTCACCAGAAGAAGGACCAGAATAATGTACTCCAGCCAGTTCAGATTAATTCCTTCTGTGTTCGAAGAAAACTGCTGAATCTTCTTTTTATGCTTTTTGATCGTAATATAAGATAAGCCTGTATAAAACAGTGCCTGAATCAGAATAAGCATAATGCTCAAATATTCAAAAGGAGTTGTATATCCTAAAGCAGAAGCTGTAAGACATATAAGAAAGCCTGCAGGAAAAAGCAGAAATTTAAGATCTGTAATTTTAAACCTAAAAGAAGGGTTGGTATAAAATAAGACACTGAAATAAAAGAAAACCGGAGTCAGAAACTGAATAAAGCGAACCAGAAACAGGGAATGGAACTCTACTACGGAATGTGTAATTAAAAACAGTATTTCATCTATCCAGAAAGTGGACCACAGAAAGAGGAAAAGACCAAACCAGAAATTGGCTTTTCTGTTTACCTTTAAAGGATTGGCCAGCTTGAGCAGAGAAAGCAAAACCAATGAACCATAGATAAGTATCACGATGAAACTATTTAACTCTGATGTGTTCATTGGTTTTGATGTTTTAATTAAAAATAGTCTTTTATCCTATTCGTTTCCGGATAAAAATCTGGTATCCCAGATAGACCAGCGGAAGCGACATTATCCCCAGGAAGAGCATATTGCTTATAGCCTGCTGCGGATGCATGGCGATAGAATAAATCAGTCCGAAAAAGGCTCCTCCGAGGTGAGCAGCATGGCCAAGATTATCCCATTGCTTCGGATTCAGCATCATGTATACGGAGTATCCGAAATAGAGTGTTCCAAACAGCCATCCCGGCAAAAAGTTAACACTGATTTCATTGGGTGCCATTGCTATGGATGCAAAAATGATTCCTGAAACCGCACCGGATGCTCCTATTGCAGAATACCAAGGTTGTTTTTTATAAATCTGTAAGCTAAATAAATTCCCCAGGATCATGGCCCCGAAATAAATAATCAAAAAGCCTGTTTCTCCAAAAAAGCTGATAACCACTCCCTGAAAAAAGTACAGGGAAAGCATATTGAAAAACAAATGCATAAAGTCTGCATGTAAAAATGCAGAACTGATAAGTCTTACATATTCTTTTCGGTTGGTAATTGCCCCAACGTTGAATTTATATTTTTCAAATAATGCTATATTATTGAACCCCATGTAACTAAAAATACACGTGGCTGCTATAGTAATTAAAACAACTATATCCATTTTATGTTTTCTATTTTATTTTTTGAATCGGAACTTTCCTTATTACACCATTTTCCGATGGAATCATCTGAGACTTAATATAGTACTTATTATGGTCTTCATAAAGGTAAAAGTGTACGTCAATACCATGATCATCTCCTGAAATTATTTCCGGCAAAAATATGATCTTGCTGTTACCGGCATCCATTTTACCAAAACTTCCATAAACACTGATGGTATCACTGTTTTTTTCATTTGGGCTTTCCCACCAGATCCAAAGGTTACTGTCATCAGGACCACCCAGCTTTAATTTTG
This genomic window from Chryseobacterium sp. MEBOG06 contains:
- a CDS encoding L-threonylcarbamoyladenylate synthase, which gives rise to MAKILKIYPDNPQENLVNEVIKTLNNGGLIIYPSDTIYALGCNIFDIKAMEKLAQLKKMKLEKAKFSIICNDLSHLSDFSRPIDTSVFRFLKSHLPGPFTFILEANKSLPLAYKGHKTIGIRVPDHPIPQLIVEKLGHPIASTSIRDDDEIIEYSTDPELIAEKYDHLVDIVIDSGYGDNIASTIVDLTSGEPEIIRQGKGII
- a CDS encoding CPBP family intramembrane glutamic endopeptidase, yielding MGNMASNGKYSVGILLTFVLLAAAMLYIFPVINMITGIKGITAVSFFLTRIAIWIILLITFLYTYCIEKGSFLLKEEKKYPIAFYIKAIIGLYFICLIGGGCINVVLHLLIQENMSDKLSQLSSIFKNNYFLIIFTCFTAGAVEEFLMRGYIQPRIEKIYNSPLLGVLVSAILFGILHSTYGTIGQVIVPFFIGIVFALFYKAYSNIKILIICHFMIDFVSLMMMNFIDIKHLSVF
- the yaaA gene encoding peroxide stress protein YaaA, yielding MKIITSPAKLMNVENTTDLLKPTTPKFIEEAAFIQTYLKEKSPKYLSELMEISAKLADENWERNQRWKSKPTAKESTPAMFAFTGEVYRGLDAKTLNKEAVDYLQKNYRMLSGLYGLLKPSDKVMLYRLEMGRPFKFDTYKNLYEFWREKITEQLNSEMKKGEVLLHLASNEYGKVIDRKKLNHTVIDFDFYELKEGKLKTIVVYTKHARGLVVRFCAETNAQTLDDVKAFNYEGYRIDDEKSTDTKLVFTR
- the prmC gene encoding peptide chain release factor N(5)-glutamine methyltransferase; translation: MTVTAYKKHFKTELSDLYTESESAFLSSLFIHKIVGLDQFQQRKFSDQELLTDDEKQLINLIDELKTGKPYQQILGETEFYGMTFFVDENVLIPRPETEELLEFAIQEIKKLKRQDIKILDIGTGSGVIPLVLKKHFPAAQVSSVDFSEKALKTARKNADYHSMEVNFIHADYLNFELTESYDIIISNPPYIGIEEEIEIADSVKEFEPKMALFSPTSDTLIFYRKISEDAKKHLNADGLLFLEINQKLGPETLELYQYFSDAQLLKDLSENDRFIFGRK
- a CDS encoding DUF4180 domain-containing protein yields the protein MIIKSHTINDIKIAEVISDEMLIQSPEDGLDLMGNIYYQGYDKVILYEKNLTPEFFDLKTKIAGEILQKFSNYRIGLVIIGNFSKYESKSIKEFIFESNKMKHVNFVETLEKALVNFSN
- a CDS encoding NAD-dependent epimerase/dehydratase family protein; amino-acid sequence: MKKIFVTGATGLLGTNVVIKLLKDDYSVIALVRKKSSWLGEENENLKLIEGDLFSDLSFYLEKVYCVIHIAAETRQHLLFYQDYKKVNVDAVQNLSIQAEKSGVQKFIFISSANTLGYGCRRHPGNEQEYQKYPFTRSLYAQSKLEAENYLLQTCNNMEIIILNPTFMIGAYDSKPSSGKIIFWTWKKKLVFYPKGGKNFVHAGDAANGVIKAVEIGKSGEKYLLANENLSYRDFFRKVNIITHQNPLMIPIPNTILNVLGLVGEVLRKLNIKTNLSISNMKALQVHNYYTNRKSVEELKLKYQSIDKAIKDAVEYFKRIE
- a CDS encoding SDR family NAD(P)-dependent oxidoreductase translates to MDSKKSYAVVTGASQGLGKAFAENLAMKNFNLILVSLPNQNLKELSQELEKNYPIKVHYYETDLSIHENVMKLTEWLNQSFDIHILINNAGLGGTKKFTEATSDYINMILQVNVTATSLITHQLLPNLLRQPEAYILNVSSMAAFSPIGFKTVYPASKSFIHSFSRGLHEELKDTNVFVSVVNPGAMKTNADVCKRIEKQGIMGRLTLLNPDKVASYCIHQLFKKDSVIMVNPISWLVMKIIPIWIKLPLMTQAIKREIEA
- a CDS encoding helix-turn-helix domain-containing protein, with the protein product MNTSELNSFIVILIYGSLVLLSLLKLANPLKVNRKANFWFGLFLFLWSTFWIDEILFLITHSVVEFHSLFLVRFIQFLTPVFFYFSVLFYTNPSFRFKITDLKFLLFPAGFLICLTASALGYTTPFEYLSIMLILIQALFYTGLSYITIKKHKKKIQQFSSNTEGINLNWLEYIILVLLLVNITYIIYNLFYDPKSLNFFINTVFLGVIYFVGYYSLKQKEIYPLEEKQREELISINENPDSEEIKRKLISDEELFRIKTLLEALMSIQKPYLDSELNLIKLAETVSVSSHHLSYVINTGFGKNFFQYVNEFRVEYAKKLLKENDSRLSILGIAYESGFNSKTSFNTTFKKLTGQTPSEFKRISSGL
- a CDS encoding rhomboid family intramembrane serine protease, encoding MDIVVLITIAATCIFSYMGFNNIALFEKYKFNVGAITNRKEYVRLISSAFLHADFMHLFFNMLSLYFFQGVVISFFGETGFLIIYFGAMILGNLFSLQIYKKQPWYSAIGASGAVSGIIFASIAMAPNEISVNFLPGWLFGTLYFGYSVYMMLNPKQWDNLGHAAHLGGAFFGLIYSIAMHPQQAISNMLFLGIMSLPLVYLGYQIFIRKRIG